A window of the Mus pahari chromosome 1, PAHARI_EIJ_v1.1, whole genome shotgun sequence genome harbors these coding sequences:
- the LOC110334477 gene encoding olfactory receptor 5AN1-like: MIARVNSTEITQFILLGFTDLFRIIILLFVTFLLIYITTLTWNLSLIVLIRMDSHLHTPMYFFLCNLSIVDLCYVTSTVPKILPNFFQEMQTISFVGCIVQNSIFSTMGLSESCLMTAMAYDRYAAMCNPLLYESIMSPTLCILMVLASYLSGLTASLLQLFALLHLYFCGTNVIKHFSCDMPQLLVLSCTDSFFVQVLTAILTMIFRFVNVLVIVSYGYIVLSVLKITSAKGRSKIFTTCTSHLTAVSLFFTSSIFVYLSSSSGGSSSSDRFASVFYTVAIPMLNPSIYSLRNREIKDAMKRLQKKTICS, translated from the coding sequence ATGATTGCCAGGGTAAACAGCACCGAGATCACACAATTCATCCTTTTGGGATTCACAGATTTATTCAGAATAATAATACTGCTCTTTGTCACATTTCTGCTCATCTACATTACAACTCTGACCTGGAATCTGTCCCTCATTGTGTTAATAAGAATGGATTCACACCTCCACACtcccatgtatttcttcctgtgTAACCTGTCCATCGTAGATCTTTGCTATGTTACCAGCACTGTGCCAAAAATACTCCCAAACTTTTTCCAGGAAATGCAAACTATCAGCTTTGTGGGCTGCATTGTTCAGAATTCCATCTTTTCCACCATGGGGCTGAGTGAGTCTTGTCTCATGACAGCCATGGCCTATGACAGGTATGCTGCCATGTGTAACCCTCTTCTGTATGAATCAATCATGTCACCCACTCTTTGTATACTGATGGTGCTGGCATCCTATCTCTCTGGGCTCACTGCTTCTTTACTTCAGTTGTTTGCTTTGCTTCATCTCTACTTCTGTGGAACTAATGTCATCAAGCACTTCTCCTGTGACATGCCACAGTTGTTAGTTCTATCCTGCACAGATTCTTTCTTTGTACAAGTCCTGACTGCCATATTAACAATGATCTTTAGATTTGTGAATGTGTTAGTTATCGTATCTTATGGCTATATTGTCTTGTCAGTCCTGAAGATCACTTCAGCTAAGGGCAGATCCAAGATATTCACCACCTGTACTTCTCACCTGACAGCTGTTTCCCTATTCTTCACCTCCAGTATCTTTGTCTATTTGAGTTCAAGTTCTGGTGGCTCCTCCAGTTCTGACAGATTTGCATCTGTTTTCTACACTGTGGCAATTCCCATGTTGAACCCTTCGATATACAGTCTGAGGAACAGAGAAATCAAAGATGCTATGAAGAGGTTGCAGAAAAAGACAATCTGCAGCTAA